TGGCTGGCGCGCATGGTCGCGGTCGCGGAACAGGATATCCGGATCGCCGGTGTGTTCGGCCGCCATATCGCCTACGATACCGCCTCGCCTTTTACCAAAAGCGATCTCGACCAGCATTTCCGAGGCTTCCTGCATCATCCGCTGATCGTTCATAAGGACCTTGATCCGGCCCGCTATCAGGCCGATGAAGGCTGGCGGCAATTGCTGCATTTTTACTCCGACAATAATTCCCTGATGCGCAAATCCGTGTGGGAACGGTTTCCCTATCCCGATGTGGAGTTTGCCGAAGATCAATTATGGGCGAAAAGCATTATCGAGGCCGGCTTTTGGAAAGCCTATGCGCCGGACGCAGTGGTCTATCATTCCCATGACTACAGTTTCATCGAACAGCTTCGCCGGGCTTTCGACGAATCCCGCAACTTCACCCGGTATTTTGGCTATCGACTATCACCCAACCTGGGCCAGGCTCTGGCCGGGATGGGTAAGTTTACCTATCAGGCTTTTCGCCAGACGATCGATCCCGCCTATGGCACCATTACCTTCAAGGACAGGCTGAAACGGGCCACGCAGCGCATCGCCCTGGTCGCCGGGCACTGTCTTGGTGCCAATCACGAAAAGCTTCCTGGTTTTCTAACGGACCGCCTGTCGCTTGATAACAGGCTGTTCAAGTCCTAGATCATCTGGAAACGCAAATGTGACATTACAATTTCTATCATGCCACGTTAACGCCATATCTACCGATGATATCAGCAAAATAGGCGGGATTGGTCTAAGAACGGCCATGGCTGTTGCCTGTTGAGACGAGGCAATTGAGAATATATGAGCAAAAGGGTATGACCGTTACGGACAAAGGATGTTTCCGCATCGCTTGCGCCAACAGGAACGCAATATGAGCCTTGAAGTCGGTTTTCCCGTTCACGATGCCCAAAAGACCAATCGAGGACAAGCCGGCACCCCCAGCCTGTCTAAAAAAGGTATTGTCGGGACGCTGCTTGGCCTGTTTTTCACCAAGAAAAACTCTCTTATTACCTTCGTGCTGGTGCCGAGCGTTTTTGCCGCGATCTATTATTCTCTGATTGCCAGCGGCCAGTATATTTCCGAGACCCGTATGGTTGTCCGCACCATCGGCGTCAGCGAACGTTTCGACACGTCTGAGCAACGAGAAGGCCGCTCAATCATCGGCGGCGATTCGTTGACGCAGGATTCCTATATCGTCGCCAATTATCTGAAATCGCCTCAAATCGTCAGGAAGCTGGACACCGAAATCGGGCTACGCAATTTTTTCTTGAAAGACGGTATCGACCCGCTATCGCGTCTGTCCAGCGACCCCACGTCCGAGGACCTTCATAAATACTGGATGCAGCATGTCGATACCTATGTCGACGGCCCGTCCGGCATTATCATTTTTACCGTTCGAGCCTTTTCGCCAGAGGATTCAGTCAGCATATCCAAGGCGGCCCTCGCCGCTGCCGATGAAATGATCAGCAAGATTTCCGACAAGGCCAAGAGCGACCTGGTTGATCGGGTCGAACACGACTTGATCGGCAGCCTAGAAGACTATCGCAAGGCGCTGGACGATCTGCGGGAATATCAAAACAAGACAGGCATTCTCGATCCGGTTTCTTCGGCAAAAATGGTCAGCACGATCATTTCGAAACTGACCGAGCAGAAGTTGAACCTGACGGTCGATCTGAAATCCCTCGAAGCCGCCAAGGCGGACAATACGGCGCGCGGAAGAGAGCTTCGCCGGTCAATCCAGGCGATCGATGATCAGATACAACTGCGCCAGAACAGCCTGGCGGGCAAGGACAGCAACGATCCAACGCAGCTTTCAACCAGCATGATTGAGTTTTCAAGGCTGGAGACCCGCAGGATCGTAACCCAGGCGCTTTACGAAGCGACGGTCAAAAATCTCGATACTGCAAAATCGACGGCACTGAAACGAACCACATTCGTTTCTATTTTCTCAGATTCGCACGCGCCGGAAAAGTCAAAATATCCTGAACGTTTTTCCGCATGGCTCATTCTTACTGCTGGCCTCTTCACGCTTTGGATGACGGCAACGCTGGTCTGGATGTCCATCGAGGATCATAAGGCCTAACGATGATCACCCTTGAGAACGTGACGAAATATTACAAGACAGCAGCGCATCGCCGGTTTATCTTGCGCAATCAGAGCATGCAGTTTGTTGCCGGGCGTTCCTATGGACTGCTTGGGGTGAATGGCGCCGGGAAGTCGACAACCATGCGGCTGATCTCGGGCGCGGAACTGCCCAACAAGGGGCGTATTCATCGACAGGTACGGGTGTCCTGGCCGCTCGGCTTTGCCAATGGCCTGAACCACATGTTGAGCGGAAAGGAAAACCTGAAATTCGTCGCCAGGGCCTATGGCGAGGATTTTCATCGGGTGCTGCGCTTTGTGGCTGAATTTGCCGAAATTGGCAGCTACCTGAACGAACCA
The nucleotide sequence above comes from Agrobacterium vitis. Encoded proteins:
- a CDS encoding glycosyltransferase family 2 protein; this translates as MTKYRCAVVIPTKNAMAVLPKVMEKVLHQQTPWPYEIIVIDSGSRDGTKDYLRSLDRVRLIEIDPRDFGHGKTRNLGIETADAQFVAFLTHDAEPVDEHWLARMVAVAEQDIRIAGVFGRHIAYDTASPFTKSDLDQHFRGFLHHPLIVHKDLDPARYQADEGWRQLLHFYSDNNSLMRKSVWERFPYPDVEFAEDQLWAKSIIEAGFWKAYAPDAVVYHSHDYSFIEQLRRAFDESRNFTRYFGYRLSPNLGQALAGMGKFTYQAFRQTIDPAYGTITFKDRLKRATQRIALVAGHCLGANHEKLPGFLTDRLSLDNRLFKS
- a CDS encoding ABC transporter ATP-binding protein, coding for MITLENVTKYYKTAAHRRFILRNQSMQFVAGRSYGLLGVNGAGKSTTMRLISGAELPNKGRIHRQVRVSWPLGFANGLNHMLSGKENLKFVARAYGEDFHRVLRFVAEFAEIGSYLNEPLRTYSSGMMARFAFGLSMAIEFDCYLVDEITAVGDSNFQRRCREAFRARRTKSDVIMISHDMDTIKDYCDVALVLIDGHMVQFDSVEEGIATYMRLNR